The following are from one region of the Aquirufa lenticrescens genome:
- a CDS encoding NUDIX domain-containing protein, producing MRIRPAVLIIENNHVLFMRYDYPGGSKFALPGGNVDAGETFPVCIARECEEELGIEVEVGDLIAVGQVHATADFAACAHLIFEGDIVGGIPQLHLEETTANDLVWVPADKIAELNVYPALNDAILDFIHTGKKGQYVGTLKQIWL from the coding sequence ATGCGAATTAGACCAGCTGTGCTCATCATCGAAAATAATCATGTGCTTTTTATGCGCTATGATTATCCCGGGGGCAGCAAATTTGCTTTGCCAGGGGGTAATGTCGATGCAGGAGAAACATTTCCGGTTTGCATTGCTCGCGAGTGCGAAGAAGAACTAGGCATTGAGGTAGAGGTGGGTGATTTGATTGCTGTAGGTCAAGTACACGCAACGGCTGATTTCGCAGCTTGTGCCCACCTGATTTTTGAAGGAGATATTGTGGGCGGAATTCCACAGTTGCATTTAGAAGAAACGACGGCAAATGATTTAGTTTGGGTTCCTGCGGATAAAATAGCGGAATTGAATGTCTATCCTGCACTAAATGACGCCATCCTTGATTTTATTCACACGGGGAAGAAAGGTCAATATGTGGGAACGCTTAAGCAGATTTGGCTTTAA
- a CDS encoding sodium:solute symporter family protein produces the protein MLVGFVIFYLALNLAVGWWASKKVNSTQDFVLAGRSLPFALATMVTFATWFGSETILGAPKEFVHGGVLAIIEEPFGAAVGLFLVGAIYARKLYPLPVLTFSDYFRLRFGAFSEKLSAVIMIPSYFGWISAQLVALGLTMHLLLPISVEMGIIIGALLVMAYTLLGGMWSISVTDFFHNIILIAGLLFLAYLLWAKVPDFNQLISSQPKGFFRAIPRENTWKDWLVYGAAWITIGLGSIPQQDIFQRVMSAKSEKVAARASIAAGAMYLTVALLPLLIAFIAVRLYPSLLAEDDLLIPTLVMKFTPRAMQVLFLGALLSALLSTTSGAILAPASVLGENILKPLMRRPSDKIVLLFIRVSVVLVTLACIIMAIERQNIFELVGEASAFSLVSLFIPLNAGLWWKRTTPWGSHLSMVLGLVFWGYFHFISPSEIPAVWFGLLAGLIGLLMGNQIKAKSA, from the coding sequence CCCTTTGCCTTAGCCACGATGGTGACTTTCGCAACTTGGTTCGGGTCTGAAACAATTTTAGGTGCGCCTAAGGAATTCGTGCACGGTGGCGTTTTAGCTATTATTGAGGAACCTTTTGGCGCGGCGGTCGGCTTGTTTTTAGTGGGAGCCATTTATGCGCGAAAACTGTATCCATTGCCGGTTTTGACCTTTAGTGATTATTTCCGTTTGCGTTTTGGAGCCTTTTCAGAGAAGCTTTCGGCGGTGATTATGATCCCATCCTATTTCGGTTGGATTTCTGCACAATTAGTGGCACTAGGGCTCACGATGCACCTTTTATTGCCTATTTCTGTGGAAATGGGAATCATCATAGGCGCACTCTTAGTGATGGCCTATACCCTGTTAGGAGGTATGTGGTCGATCTCGGTGACGGACTTTTTCCACAACATTATCCTCATTGCTGGGCTGTTATTTTTAGCCTATTTGTTATGGGCCAAAGTCCCAGATTTCAACCAACTCATCTCTTCACAACCTAAAGGTTTTTTCCGAGCCATCCCCAGAGAAAACACGTGGAAAGATTGGCTAGTCTACGGCGCGGCCTGGATTACAATCGGCTTGGGATCCATTCCGCAGCAAGATATTTTTCAGCGTGTCATGTCCGCGAAGAGTGAAAAAGTAGCCGCGAGAGCGAGTATTGCCGCTGGCGCGATGTACCTGACGGTTGCCTTATTACCCTTATTGATTGCTTTTATTGCGGTTCGATTATACCCTTCGCTACTGGCTGAAGACGATTTGTTGATCCCTACTTTAGTGATGAAATTTACTCCACGGGCGATGCAAGTCTTGTTTTTAGGGGCGCTACTTTCAGCCTTATTAAGTACGACTTCGGGTGCGATTCTAGCCCCGGCCTCCGTTCTGGGTGAAAACATTTTGAAACCTTTGATGCGCCGTCCTTCTGACAAAATCGTGTTACTATTTATCCGGGTATCGGTGGTTTTAGTGACTTTGGCTTGTATCATTATGGCCATAGAACGCCAAAACATCTTCGAACTCGTGGGCGAAGCTTCAGCCTTCAGCCTCGTTTCCCTCTTTATTCCGCTAAATGCAGGACTTTGGTGGAAGAGAACGACACCTTGGGGAAGTCACTTGAGTATGGTATTGGGATTGGTTTTTTGGGGCTATTTTCACTTTATCAGCCCGTCAGAAATTCCAGCAGTATGGTTTGGTCTACTGGCCGGATTGATTGGCTTGCTGATGGGAAATCAAATTAAAGCCAAATCTGCTTAA